One Hyphomicrobium sp. CS1GBMeth3 DNA window includes the following coding sequences:
- a CDS encoding HigA family addiction module antitoxin: protein MTKRHPSIRPTHPGEIIREDVLPALGISKAKFAEALGISRQSLHSFLSEKSPVTAELALRLERVVGSSAETWLAMQSELDLHYARKKVDPRRLTRLHARED, encoded by the coding sequence ATGACCAAGCGTCACCCTTCAATCAGACCTACGCATCCCGGCGAGATCATCCGGGAAGATGTACTCCCAGCGCTGGGCATTTCGAAAGCCAAGTTTGCTGAGGCTCTGGGCATCAGCCGGCAGAGCCTTCATAGTTTCCTGTCTGAGAAAAGCCCGGTCACGGCAGAACTCGCGCTGCGACTGGAGCGCGTTGTTGGCAGCTCGGCTGAGACGTGGCTGGCAATGCAATCTGAGCTTGATCTGCACTACGCACGCAAGAAGGTCGATCCGCGCAGGTTGACGCGGCTGCACGCTCGGGAAGACTGA
- a CDS encoding DUF1629 domain-containing protein, translated as MAYDINHISRAREYAFGISWGNLYGKPGPLTVFFRDEDLSPQDVVSLAAAPVKIRPSLVQGAPLPELLGVDPCIVSARALKIISEFQPQGILSIPLSLLREEDDSPVPDYFLLQVRTFIDCIDFDATQFTADRDLRRPGKVDSVSHLIRDTY; from the coding sequence ATGGCCTACGACATAAACCACATAAGCCGCGCTCGGGAGTACGCCTTCGGTATCAGCTGGGGGAACCTCTATGGAAAACCGGGGCCGCTCACTGTTTTTTTTCGGGATGAGGATCTTTCTCCTCAGGATGTAGTGAGTCTGGCTGCAGCTCCGGTGAAGATAAGGCCGTCGCTCGTGCAGGGTGCGCCGCTCCCGGAGTTGCTTGGGGTGGACCCATGCATCGTATCTGCACGAGCTCTGAAGATCATTTCGGAATTCCAGCCGCAGGGCATCCTCTCCATTCCGCTAAGTTTGCTTCGCGAGGAGGACGATAGCCCTGTACCTGATTATTTTTTACTACAGGTCCGCACCTTCATCGACTGCATCGATTTTGATGCAACGCAATTTACGGCGGATCGGGATTTGAGGCGGCCCGGGAAAGTGGATTCGGTAAGCCACCTGATCAGAGATACGTACTGA
- a CDS encoding DNA-binding protein, with product MRIGDFEIDAERYYSDAEAGQAIGRTRSTLATDRCKRRGLPYTKLGRKVFYRGRDIIEFVERNRVVFVEHRK from the coding sequence TTGCGGATTGGCGATTTCGAAATCGACGCGGAGCGGTACTACAGCGATGCGGAAGCGGGGCAGGCGATTGGCCGGACTCGCTCCACTCTCGCAACTGATCGCTGCAAGCGTCGCGGCTTGCCCTACACGAAGCTGGGGCGGAAGGTTTTCTATCGCGGGCGCGACATCATCGAGTTTGTCGAACGTAACCGCGTAGTTTTTGTCGAACATCGAAAATGA
- a CDS encoding DUF2971 domain-containing protein yields MNYPDASLQDTIFRRMKIPRPRAPLHEDSLKIHNPFGRLPKAEGAGKLQRWPDSYQRPFDGKVYHYTTAAALGGILSSRSMFCTDYRQLNDSAELSIGLEVVEAAISARGQEIGISSEDAEDALDHLAVLREASMHVAMFAASFSMHGNDLTQWRAYVPSHGVSVGFRLSALEKLAVDQHFVCGPVRYLGAPIFNEWLTAQLEVMRDGLRGSAISERALREQASSDPQEFVDLMVLTQRSGNLERWICEVAGLLKNPDFRSEREWRCLFVQRENTIQPRKPAHFRSSGPRVIRYVELDFSQVDLNELIDVVLIGPGTSREETFQLVTDLLRSAGVNATVSCPPNSLR; encoded by the coding sequence ATGAACTATCCCGATGCTTCGCTTCAGGACACGATATTCCGTCGGATGAAGATTCCCCGACCGCGCGCTCCGCTCCATGAGGACTCGTTGAAAATTCACAATCCATTTGGTCGTCTGCCAAAGGCCGAGGGCGCGGGCAAACTCCAGCGTTGGCCTGATTCCTATCAGCGGCCGTTCGATGGCAAAGTTTATCATTACACTACCGCAGCAGCACTGGGTGGTATTCTTTCAAGTCGATCGATGTTCTGCACTGACTATCGCCAGCTCAACGATTCCGCAGAGCTCAGCATTGGCCTTGAAGTCGTTGAGGCTGCTATCTCGGCACGTGGCCAAGAGATAGGCATATCCTCCGAAGACGCAGAGGACGCCCTCGATCATCTCGCGGTACTTCGGGAAGCGTCAATGCACGTCGCGATGTTCGCGGCCTCGTTCAGCATGCACGGAAATGACCTTACGCAATGGCGCGCTTATGTTCCTTCCCACGGTGTCAGTGTAGGATTTCGGCTGTCTGCCCTCGAAAAGCTAGCGGTTGACCAGCATTTTGTGTGTGGCCCGGTACGCTACCTCGGTGCGCCCATATTCAACGAATGGCTTACCGCACAGTTGGAAGTTATGAGGGACGGCCTCAGGGGTTCTGCTATCAGCGAACGAGCTCTTCGCGAACAAGCGTCTAGCGACCCGCAAGAGTTTGTTGACCTGATGGTTTTGACACAGCGCAGTGGCAATCTCGAGCGCTGGATCTGCGAAGTGGCGGGACTGCTAAAGAATCCGGATTTTCGGAGTGAGCGAGAGTGGCGCTGCTTGTTTGTACAAAGGGAAAACACCATCCAGCCGCGGAAACCGGCGCATTTCAGAAGTTCGGGCCCACGTGTCATTCGCTATGTTGAGTTGGATTTTTCCCAAGTCGACCTTAATGAGCTCATCGATGTAGTTCTGATTGGCCCTGGCACGTCTCGCGAGGAGACATTCCAATTGGTTACCGATCTCCTTAGAAGTGCCGGTGTAAATGCCACGGTTTCATGTCCACCGAACTCGCTTCGGTAG
- a CDS encoding class I SAM-dependent DNA methyltransferase: MGGVLTPEQFISTWKHSDLNERQGAHIHFNGLCDLLGVPKPTGTSLMDQGYGFEINVDKAGGGGGYADAWKRNCFAWEYKSPGKDLGEALKQLRLYASDLENPPLLIVSDMRRIELHTNWTSMVQEKHALQLEDLADARLRQKLKWAFDEASVEHLKPKRSANATTEEVARKFVAIAQSLRDQGHDPEKVAHFVNRMVFCMFAEDVDLLPKRLFERMLEASLGDSSQFVANAEGLFGAMANKNGRVGFDAIQWFNGGLFEDRAALPLTADDIRVALEATRANWSEINPSIMGTLFERGLDPGKRSQLGAHYTDAEKIMMIVRPVIIEPLLREWAEVRGEIEVKAAQAARAKSASAKTKTMNEAQAMRIAFVERLKNFRVLDPACGSGNFLYLALKALKDIEFRVNFEAEELGLPPAFPAVGPECVKGIEINPFAAELARVSVWIGEIQWMREKNFGVSDNPVLKSLNTIECRDALLNPDGTEAEWPEADVIIGNPPFLGSQRMIDFLGEPYVRRVRPIFEDRLGSAVDLVCYWFDKAWRHISESACSRVGLVATNSIRGGTNRTSLKPITEGGRIFEAWSDEPWVVDGASVRVSVICFDGEPASDARLDGSEVAEIFSDLTSTVDIVGAKRLATNKAISFQGPVKVGPFDVDGDVARSWLLAPRNPDGSSNTEVLRPWANGLDITRRPEGKWIIDFGQMSEQQAAMFEAPFRFVQEHVRPVRLLNRDSQRRANWWRLGRSGEDLKRATNSLQRQIVSPRVAKHRIFVWAPAKLLADCQLIAIARDDDTTFGILHSKLHELWSLRMCTWLGVGNDPRYAPTTCFETFPFPEGLTPNIPATDYANDPRGLAIAAAAARLNELRENWLNPPDLVRRVPEVVSGYPDRVLPIDVGAAAILKNRTLTKLYNERPAWLDHAHKELDAAVAAAYGWPKDLTDDRVLERLFALNQERAAKLE; the protein is encoded by the coding sequence ATGGGGGGTGTCCTGACGCCTGAACAGTTCATATCGACCTGGAAGCACTCTGACCTTAACGAGCGTCAGGGCGCGCACATCCATTTCAACGGGCTCTGCGATCTCCTTGGCGTCCCCAAGCCCACCGGTACCTCGCTGATGGACCAGGGCTACGGCTTTGAGATCAACGTCGACAAGGCAGGTGGTGGAGGCGGCTACGCGGACGCTTGGAAGCGCAACTGCTTTGCCTGGGAATACAAAAGCCCCGGCAAGGACCTCGGCGAAGCGCTGAAGCAGCTTCGTCTCTATGCCAGCGACCTTGAGAACCCGCCCCTCCTCATCGTCTCAGACATGCGGCGTATCGAGCTGCACACCAACTGGACCAGCATGGTCCAGGAGAAGCACGCATTGCAGCTTGAGGACCTCGCCGATGCGCGCCTCCGGCAGAAGCTGAAATGGGCCTTCGACGAAGCCAGCGTCGAGCATCTGAAACCCAAGCGCTCAGCTAACGCGACTACGGAGGAGGTCGCCCGCAAGTTCGTGGCCATTGCTCAGAGCCTGCGCGACCAGGGTCACGATCCGGAGAAGGTCGCCCACTTCGTCAACCGCATGGTCTTCTGTATGTTCGCGGAGGACGTGGACCTGCTGCCGAAGCGCCTGTTCGAGCGCATGCTGGAAGCAAGCCTCGGCGATTCAAGCCAGTTCGTCGCCAATGCCGAGGGACTGTTCGGCGCTATGGCCAACAAGAATGGCCGCGTGGGTTTTGACGCCATCCAGTGGTTCAACGGCGGCCTGTTCGAAGACAGGGCAGCTTTGCCGCTGACCGCTGACGACATCCGCGTTGCCCTCGAAGCCACACGCGCCAACTGGTCCGAGATCAATCCGTCGATCATGGGCACGCTGTTCGAGCGCGGGCTCGACCCCGGCAAGCGATCGCAACTTGGAGCGCACTATACGGATGCCGAGAAGATCATGATGATCGTGCGGCCGGTCATCATCGAGCCGCTGCTGCGGGAGTGGGCGGAAGTGCGCGGCGAGATCGAGGTCAAGGCGGCCCAGGCAGCGCGCGCGAAGTCCGCGAGCGCCAAGACCAAGACGATGAATGAGGCGCAAGCGATGCGCATCGCGTTCGTCGAGCGGCTGAAGAATTTCCGCGTGCTCGATCCGGCCTGCGGGTCGGGCAACTTCCTCTATCTCGCGCTCAAGGCACTCAAGGACATCGAGTTCCGCGTCAACTTCGAGGCCGAGGAGTTGGGCCTGCCGCCCGCGTTCCCGGCCGTCGGGCCGGAGTGCGTGAAGGGTATCGAGATCAATCCCTTCGCGGCGGAGCTGGCGCGCGTCTCAGTATGGATCGGCGAGATCCAGTGGATGCGCGAGAAGAACTTCGGAGTCTCGGACAACCCTGTTCTGAAGTCGCTCAACACCATCGAATGCCGTGACGCGCTGCTCAATCCCGACGGTACCGAAGCCGAGTGGCCCGAAGCCGACGTCATCATCGGCAATCCGCCGTTTTTGGGTAGCCAGCGTATGATTGACTTTCTCGGCGAGCCATACGTTAGGCGGGTGCGCCCAATATTTGAAGATCGGCTGGGCAGTGCGGTGGATCTCGTATGCTATTGGTTCGACAAAGCATGGAGGCATATCAGCGAGAGCGCGTGCTCACGCGTAGGGCTTGTGGCGACAAATTCCATCCGTGGCGGTACAAACAGAACGTCGCTGAAGCCAATAACCGAGGGCGGAAGAATCTTCGAGGCGTGGAGCGATGAACCGTGGGTAGTAGACGGGGCTTCAGTCCGCGTGTCCGTTATCTGCTTTGATGGCGAGCCGGCTTCTGACGCGCGCCTCGACGGTTCCGAAGTTGCAGAAATCTTCTCGGACTTAACTTCAACCGTCGACATCGTAGGCGCAAAGCGTCTCGCTACTAACAAGGCCATAAGTTTCCAAGGTCCAGTGAAGGTTGGTCCATTTGACGTCGATGGTGATGTCGCCCGGTCATGGTTACTTGCTCCAAGAAACCCTGATGGGAGCAGCAACACTGAAGTGTTGAGGCCGTGGGCAAATGGCCTCGATATTACCCGACGCCCTGAAGGAAAATGGATCATAGATTTCGGCCAAATGAGCGAACAACAAGCCGCAATGTTCGAGGCTCCGTTTCGTTTCGTCCAGGAGCACGTGCGTCCAGTAAGGTTACTGAATCGAGACAGCCAAAGAAGAGCGAACTGGTGGCGCTTAGGCCGATCTGGAGAGGATCTGAAGAGGGCAACAAATTCGCTTCAGCGACAGATAGTGTCGCCACGCGTTGCAAAGCATCGAATCTTCGTGTGGGCGCCAGCCAAGCTGCTGGCTGACTGCCAACTCATCGCCATTGCCCGCGACGATGACACGACGTTCGGCATTCTGCATTCGAAGCTCCATGAGCTGTGGTCGCTGCGCATGTGCACGTGGCTCGGCGTCGGTAACGATCCGCGCTACGCGCCGACTACCTGCTTTGAAACCTTTCCCTTCCCGGAAGGCCTGACGCCGAACATACCGGCGACTGACTACGCGAACGACCCACGTGGGCTGGCCATCGCTGCTGCCGCCGCGCGCCTGAATGAGCTGCGCGAGAACTGGCTCAACCCGCCTGATCTCGTCCGGCGCGTGCCCGAGGTCGTATCTGGTTACCCGGACCGCGTCCTGCCCATCGACGTTGGGGCCGCCGCGATCCTGAAAAACCGCACGCTTACCAAGCTCTATAACGAGCGTCCGGCATGGCTCGATCACGCCCACAAGGAGCTCGACGCCGCCGTGGCCGCCGCCTACGGCTGGCCAAAGGATTTAACGGATGATCGAGTCTTGGAGCGCCTATTCGCTTTAAATCAGGAGCGTGCTGCAAAGTTGGAGTAG
- a CDS encoding helix-turn-helix domain-containing protein, with the protein MPNRFEAIKAALERDLRAEEKLVLIAYIMHSDVAFTNAFPGNSTLARYAGVNPRRIKAYRDALVAAKLLKVKQRNGDTWLVEVVVAELCGVDTPAAEQHCLENAPLPESSSASNRQGGAADKEQGTPATKRHTKTPSKTPSKSPSKREESALSELFSLDEQGAGVVRNGSAFKWLDPKNAEPRKLTFQFIERQAPGEPREILLDFAESELIAAVDSGLGGGLHGIIRTAIDKGRLAAFKRRRLTPARAPAYADDDREPPAPPPISEGSWD; encoded by the coding sequence ATGCCAAACAGGTTTGAGGCGATCAAAGCCGCGTTAGAACGCGACCTGCGGGCTGAGGAAAAGCTCGTGCTAATCGCGTACATCATGCACTCGGATGTCGCGTTCACGAACGCGTTTCCTGGCAACAGTACGCTCGCGCGTTACGCAGGTGTGAACCCTCGGCGCATCAAGGCTTATCGAGACGCCTTAGTGGCGGCGAAGCTTCTGAAGGTGAAGCAACGCAACGGTGACACATGGCTAGTCGAGGTGGTTGTTGCCGAGTTGTGCGGTGTCGACACCCCTGCTGCCGAGCAGCACTGCCTGGAGAACGCACCCCTGCCAGAAAGCAGCAGTGCTTCCAACCGGCAGGGGGGGGCTGCCGACAAGGAGCAGGGGACCCCTGCCACCAAGCGGCACACTAAGACTCCCTCTAAGACTCCCTCGAAGTCTCCCAGCAAACGAGAGGAGTCAGCACTGTCCGAATTGTTCTCGCTGGACGAGCAAGGGGCAGGCGTCGTCCGCAACGGCTCGGCGTTCAAGTGGCTCGATCCGAAGAACGCGGAACCGCGCAAGCTCACGTTTCAATTCATCGAGCGGCAGGCGCCGGGCGAACCGCGCGAGATCCTGCTCGACTTCGCGGAAAGCGAACTGATCGCAGCCGTCGATTCCGGACTGGGTGGCGGGCTGCACGGGATCATCCGCACGGCGATCGACAAGGGCCGGCTAGCCGCGTTCAAGCGCCGCCGATTGACGCCAGCGAGGGCGCCCGCGTATGCCGACGACGATCGCGAGCCACCTGCCCCGCCACCGATCAGCGAGGGGAGCTGGGACTGA
- a CDS encoding phage tail tape measure protein yields MTTLNVQAVITAVDRLSPGLAAMGGRIAAMQNRFNSAATAAASFGQGAGIAAAGLITAVTSGQYALDKALRQFQVVGSATDKQRQEMRSLADQVGVKLGMPQLDLIVGATELLQAGLEANDLLGKGSDGVTMLEDMASAAKVAGESIASMAADLVILAKSFNMPWATGQDRLESMRQLQGLAVVAPRYSPDSPTEHVRALAEFGAIAEQLGISPREASALQSTLSLAGFTGSRGGMAWKTILQRMLNPTPAAQAQMMAGGFNYGRIFKTDLSGLTADTFINALGMGGVHAEKARHAINRHIRSGVAQGDDLNLLKWKADLEDAISSSLGLKKGDAQNRRIIKKGIDNITATTQGGLDVVAFLEELQKMPVAAFKDLAGLHHATKMAVMNTQEALRQYREIYTRAEREAPFAIREGLKVKLEGFAASVDQLGSAWTAFKNSLSTTGTFGAVLDKIAAALRGLSEMEPGRLDMLSKAITGLGIGLAGLAGASAGVWVLAKLGAIMTGPLGKLIAAGGLAALFGGFEQQQFNINGAIQNGPSPIMELLGELATTGSELVGLIDDIGKAVAEMGGIEIAGSSLVLGLTLMSATLRDIRQSIEFFRNFQFTPRENSGLMDFLKPFDAQEYARQKRGGPLPGDGERSWWNPLPDRLPAPYDDWWSRFKSWWSADPQQLGGNVEGLGNSAVVDRLNSPLQVTLSEPPVARLEGAGTVDVRVRVEGPGELTGVSAADDGKNVSLKTGGGMSDTNR; encoded by the coding sequence ATGACGACTCTGAACGTCCAAGCCGTTATCACGGCAGTCGACCGGCTCAGCCCAGGTTTGGCGGCAATGGGCGGCCGCATCGCGGCCATGCAAAATCGGTTCAACAGCGCAGCTACGGCCGCCGCTTCATTCGGGCAGGGTGCCGGCATCGCTGCGGCCGGCCTGATCACCGCTGTCACGTCGGGCCAGTACGCGTTGGACAAAGCGCTTCGCCAGTTTCAGGTGGTCGGTTCGGCGACGGATAAGCAGCGCCAGGAAATGCGCTCGCTTGCAGATCAGGTCGGCGTAAAGCTGGGCATGCCGCAGCTCGATCTGATCGTTGGCGCCACCGAACTCCTGCAGGCGGGCCTCGAAGCAAATGATCTGTTGGGCAAAGGCTCCGATGGCGTCACGATGCTCGAAGACATGGCATCGGCTGCAAAGGTGGCGGGCGAATCCATTGCCAGCATGGCGGCGGATCTCGTCATCCTCGCCAAATCATTCAACATGCCATGGGCAACAGGTCAGGACCGGCTCGAGTCGATGCGGCAGCTCCAGGGCTTGGCGGTGGTGGCGCCGCGATACTCGCCGGATAGCCCAACTGAGCACGTCCGCGCGCTGGCGGAGTTCGGCGCCATCGCCGAACAGCTCGGTATTTCACCGCGCGAAGCATCCGCCCTGCAAAGCACCTTGTCGCTGGCCGGCTTTACAGGCTCGCGCGGTGGTATGGCATGGAAGACCATCCTGCAGCGCATGCTCAATCCGACGCCGGCTGCCCAAGCGCAGATGATGGCTGGCGGGTTCAACTATGGAAGGATCTTCAAAACCGATCTCTCTGGCCTGACCGCTGATACGTTCATCAACGCATTGGGCATGGGCGGCGTCCATGCTGAAAAGGCGCGGCATGCCATCAATCGTCACATCAGATCTGGCGTCGCACAGGGCGATGATCTGAACCTGTTGAAGTGGAAGGCCGACCTCGAGGACGCGATCTCATCGTCGCTGGGACTGAAAAAGGGCGACGCGCAAAACCGGCGCATCATCAAGAAAGGCATCGATAACATCACGGCGACGACGCAAGGCGGCCTTGACGTGGTTGCGTTCCTTGAAGAGTTGCAAAAAATGCCGGTTGCCGCGTTCAAGGACCTCGCCGGATTGCATCACGCGACAAAGATGGCGGTGATGAACACTCAGGAAGCGCTACGCCAGTACCGGGAGATTTACACCCGGGCTGAACGCGAGGCACCGTTTGCAATCCGCGAGGGTCTAAAGGTTAAGCTTGAAGGCTTCGCTGCGAGCGTCGACCAACTCGGCTCGGCGTGGACTGCATTTAAGAACTCGCTTTCAACGACAGGAACCTTTGGCGCGGTCCTCGATAAGATCGCGGCGGCATTGAGGGGGCTCTCTGAAATGGAGCCGGGTCGCCTAGACATGTTGTCGAAGGCGATCACGGGGCTCGGCATTGGATTGGCTGGGCTCGCCGGCGCCAGCGCTGGTGTATGGGTGCTCGCGAAACTCGGAGCCATCATGACGGGCCCGCTCGGCAAGCTGATTGCCGCGGGCGGTCTCGCAGCGCTGTTCGGCGGCTTTGAACAACAGCAATTCAACATCAATGGCGCGATCCAGAACGGCCCCTCGCCGATCATGGAGCTCCTCGGCGAGCTGGCGACGACGGGGAGCGAACTCGTCGGGTTGATCGACGATATCGGCAAGGCTGTCGCGGAAATGGGCGGAATCGAGATCGCCGGCTCTTCACTCGTCCTCGGATTGACGCTGATGAGCGCGACGCTGCGCGACATCCGGCAGAGCATCGAGTTCTTCAGGAACTTCCAATTCACCCCGAGGGAAAACTCGGGCCTGATGGATTTTCTGAAGCCGTTCGATGCCCAGGAGTATGCGCGGCAGAAGCGCGGCGGGCCGCTGCCCGGCGACGGCGAGCGCAGCTGGTGGAACCCGCTGCCCGATCGGCTGCCGGCGCCGTATGACGATTGGTGGAGTCGTTTCAAATCTTGGTGGTCGGCCGATCCGCAGCAGCTTGGCGGGAATGTCGAAGGGCTCGGCAACTCTGCCGTGGTTGATCGGCTGAACTCGCCGCTTCAGGTCACTTTGTCCGAACCGCCGGTCGCCAGATTGGAAGGCGCAGGGACCGTAGATGTGCGCGTCCGCGTCGAGGGCCCGGGCGAACTGACCGGCGTATCGGCCGCCGACGACGGAAAGAACGTCTCGCTCAAGACGGGCGGGGGCATGTCCGATACGAACCGATGA
- a CDS encoding very short patch repair endonuclease, with amino-acid sequence MSKRVYVPKSPPASSPGIAAVMRGNKKRDTKPELIVRRMLFAKGYRFRTHGIRVPGNPDIVFAARRKALFVHGCFWHQHKDSSCPYANRKTPSSSYWRAKLARNVQRDREVQSALAQMGWRVCIVWECEAKRHDQLVSRLQEFLGPRVWNSSNKVSAAK; translated from the coding sequence ATGAGTAAGCGCGTTTATGTTCCGAAATCGCCCCCAGCGAGTTCTCCAGGGATCGCCGCCGTCATGCGCGGCAATAAGAAGCGCGACACCAAGCCGGAATTGATTGTTCGTAGGATGTTGTTTGCTAAGGGGTATCGCTTTCGGACCCACGGGATCAGAGTTCCTGGCAACCCTGACATCGTTTTTGCTGCTCGCCGTAAAGCCCTATTTGTTCACGGCTGCTTCTGGCATCAGCACAAGGATAGCTCCTGTCCTTACGCGAACCGCAAAACCCCGAGCTCAAGCTACTGGCGCGCCAAGCTGGCGCGCAACGTACAACGAGATCGTGAGGTTCAGTCTGCACTCGCGCAGATGGGCTGGCGCGTTTGCATTGTCTGGGAGTGCGAGGCGAAGCGCCATGATCAGCTTGTAAGTCGACTGCAGGAGTTTTTAGGTCCGAGAGTCTGGAATTCGTCAAATAAGGTCTCTGCCGCAAAATAG
- a CDS encoding helix-turn-helix domain-containing protein: MLTSAVLVVASMGFAASFAWVMGSTYGLFLSITMVLMAVGIELGKPLAFSAAISALREWRLIPALALSTAGLAAVAFSATAELSLNATMRGDLVAQRSSNADEVASANARYLRVEYELTALAPSRPAAEIQAELDGLLLRPGVDGCREINGPITKEVCPRVAELRAEAARAQRRGELLLELKSAEADRKASPAVSQADPGAAALSAYFAALGVPVPTEKLSLWLPLIAVLALQTGSATSALLVQAMRPKPVEPAVPASQTPEKGSGTPMDPDPPSAGTEPSDRRGIAKWLAAHANGAAISIRKLARETGLSKSALHRELHRLKEAGLLVLETTSSGTKLRAA, encoded by the coding sequence GTGCTCACATCGGCAGTGCTCGTGGTCGCAAGCATGGGATTTGCGGCATCGTTTGCGTGGGTAATGGGGTCGACGTATGGACTGTTCCTCAGCATCACGATGGTGCTGATGGCGGTAGGGATCGAGCTCGGCAAGCCTCTGGCGTTCTCGGCTGCAATCTCCGCGCTCCGAGAGTGGCGCCTGATCCCCGCTCTCGCGCTGAGTACGGCAGGGCTCGCGGCTGTCGCATTCAGCGCGACCGCAGAATTGAGCTTGAATGCCACGATGCGCGGCGATCTGGTGGCTCAGCGCTCAAGCAACGCCGATGAGGTGGCAAGCGCCAATGCCAGGTACCTCCGTGTTGAATACGAGCTGACGGCGCTCGCGCCTTCGCGGCCTGCTGCTGAGATCCAGGCTGAACTTGACGGTCTGCTTCTGCGTCCCGGTGTCGACGGATGCCGCGAGATCAACGGGCCCATCACGAAGGAGGTGTGTCCCCGCGTTGCGGAACTCCGCGCAGAGGCTGCACGGGCCCAGCGCCGCGGCGAGTTGCTGTTAGAGCTCAAATCAGCGGAAGCCGATCGGAAGGCGTCGCCGGCCGTGTCTCAAGCGGATCCTGGGGCTGCCGCGTTGAGCGCGTACTTCGCAGCGCTGGGTGTCCCGGTCCCGACAGAGAAGCTCAGCTTGTGGTTGCCGCTAATCGCCGTGCTTGCCCTTCAGACGGGCTCAGCGACGAGCGCGTTGCTAGTGCAGGCTATGAGGCCAAAGCCCGTAGAACCTGCTGTCCCAGCGTCCCAGACGCCTGAGAAGGGCAGCGGGACACCGATGGATCCCGACCCACCCAGTGCAGGGACAGAGCCGTCAGACAGGCGGGGAATTGCCAAGTGGCTTGCAGCGCATGCGAACGGCGCGGCGATTTCGATACGCAAACTTGCTCGCGAGACCGGCCTATCGAAATCTGCATTACATCGCGAACTTCATCGGCTCAAAGAGGCGGGGCTGCTGGTGCTCGAAACGACGTCATCAGGAACGAAGCTTCGCGCGGCGTAA
- a CDS encoding nucleotidyltransferase domain-containing protein, whose protein sequence is MRYSELNDEQRRQFVDARQLFGPWRDADREFRHSYQGSMHWVKTGERQYLKRRYGTSWESLGARSPETEATKASYTEQRSRLRQRITRLAKRLDAMKKINRAHGLGRVPDTAAKVLRKLDEVGLLGKQLFVVGTHSLYAYEARAGVLFDGGLTATTDIDLLWDSRRKLSLAVAPELRSEGLIGLLRRVDRSFEAQPGHYRAVNEDGYYVDLIRPLEKDEARAAVSKISDADHDMTASAIIGLQWLINAPKFDEIVIGSDGLPLWISCIDPRVYALHKLWMSKESSREPIKRKRDMGQAKSVAEVARDYLGMKFNAKDLSALPIELVRCAKELTA, encoded by the coding sequence ATGCGCTACAGCGAATTGAACGATGAGCAACGCCGTCAGTTCGTCGACGCACGGCAACTGTTCGGGCCCTGGCGCGATGCCGATCGCGAGTTTCGGCATAGCTATCAGGGTTCGATGCATTGGGTGAAGACGGGTGAGCGCCAATATTTGAAGCGCCGCTATGGCACGTCGTGGGAAAGCCTCGGCGCTCGCTCGCCGGAGACCGAAGCGACCAAGGCCAGCTACACGGAACAGCGATCCCGCCTCCGGCAACGTATCACGCGCCTGGCGAAGCGGCTGGATGCGATGAAAAAAATCAACCGAGCCCACGGGCTCGGACGGGTGCCTGACACGGCAGCAAAGGTGCTGCGCAAGCTCGACGAGGTCGGCCTACTTGGCAAACAGCTATTTGTCGTCGGAACCCATTCGCTTTACGCCTATGAAGCTCGGGCGGGCGTTCTGTTCGACGGCGGTCTTACTGCAACTACGGACATCGATCTCCTATGGGATTCGCGCCGCAAACTGAGCCTCGCAGTGGCACCAGAACTACGATCCGAGGGATTGATAGGTTTGCTACGCCGCGTCGACAGATCGTTCGAAGCGCAGCCGGGTCACTATCGAGCCGTCAACGAAGACGGTTACTATGTAGATCTAATTCGCCCCCTGGAAAAGGACGAGGCGCGAGCGGCGGTTTCGAAGATCTCCGACGCGGATCATGACATGACCGCGAGCGCTATCATCGGCCTGCAATGGCTGATCAACGCGCCGAAGTTCGATGAGATCGTGATCGGAAGCGATGGGCTCCCACTGTGGATAAGTTGCATCGATCCGAGGGTCTACGCACTTCACAAACTATGGATGTCCAAGGAATCGTCGCGCGAGCCGATCAAGCGCAAAAGAGATATGGGGCAAGCAAAGTCAGTTGCCGAAGTAGCTCGCGACTACCTCGGAATGAAGTTCAACGCGAAAGATCTGAGCGCTCTTCCGATCGAACTCGTGCGCTGCGCTAAAGAGCTTACCGCCTAG